The genomic window CTCAAGCCCAAAACGCCTTCCAACTCAAGCGTTATAGGTGCTGCTGGATGTACTTCCGCCCCGTCCCGTCCAGTTGGTATGGAAGAACTCGCCGCGCGGCTTGTCCACCCGCTCGTAGGTGTGCGCCCCGAAGTAATCCCGCTGGGCCTGCAAAATATTGGCGCTGAGGCGCTCACTGCGGTAGCCGTCGTAATAAGCCAGAGCGCTGGAAAAAGCCGGGGCCCACACCCCGCGCAGGGCGGCGGCCGCCACCACTTGCCGCCAGGCTCCCTGAGCACTTCCCACCGCGTCCGTGAAATAGCTGTCCAGCAGCAAGTTGGGCAGTTCGCCGTTCTGGTCGAAGGCGGCTTTGATCTTGTCCAAAAAGGCGGCGCGGATGATGCAGCCGCCGCGCCACATCTGAGCGACGCTGCCGAAGTTCAGTTTCCAGCCGTACTCGGCGGCCGCCAACTCCATCATTTGAAAGCCCTGTGCATACGAGCAGATTTTGGAGGCGTAGAGGGCTTGCCGGACTTGCTCCACGAAGATGTCTTTGTCGGGGGACTCCACCGCGTCGGGGCCGCGCAGCACTTTGCTGGCGGCCACCCGCTGGTCTTTAAGTGCACTCAGGATGCGGGCGAACACTGCCTCGGCAATGGTGTTGGCCGGTGCGCCCACGTCGAGCGCGGTGACCGAAGTCCATTTCCCGGTGCCTTTTTGTCCGGCGGTGTCCAGAATCACGTCCACCATCGGCTTGCCGGTTTCGTCATCTACTTTCCGCAAAATTTCGGCGGTAATTTCAATCAAGTAACTGTCGAGTTCGCCTTTATTCCACTCGTCAAAAATTTGGCCGATCTCAGGGGCTGATAAGCCCAGTGCGCTGCTGAGCAGGCTGTACGCCTCAGAAATCATCTGCATGTCGGCGTACTCGATGCCGTTGTGCACCATCTTGACAAAGTGCCCCGCGCCGCCTTCGCCCACCCAGTCGCAGCAGGGCTGGCCGCCGACCTGCGCGGCAATTTTTTGGAAGATCGGCCCCACCTCCGGCCAAGCCTTGGCGTTACCGCCCGGCATGATGCTGGGGCCGGTCAGCGCCCCTTCCTCACCGCCGGAAACGCCCGCGCCGACAAACAAAATGTTTTTTTCGGCCAGCGCTTTCTCGCGCCGCACCGTGTCGGGAAAGTGGGTGTTGCCGCCATCGATGATGATGTCGCCTTCGTCCAGCAGGGGCGCGATCATGTCAATAAAAGCGTCCACGGCGGGGCCAGCTTTGACCATCAGCATCACTTTGCGCGGCTTTTTGAGCAAGCTGATGAAGGTCGGGAGGTCGTCCGCGCCCAAAATGCTCAGGCCTTTGGCGCGGCCCACCACGAAGTCGTCCACCTTGCTGGTGGTGCGGTTAAAAGCCGCCACCATAAAACCTTTGGAAGCCATGTTGAGAATCAGATTCTCGCCCATAACTGCCAGCCCAATCACGCCGATGTCGGCGCTGGCCTCCGCGACGGGCGCGTAAATGAGTTGGTTGCCGCTCACCGCCTCGGAATGAACGGCGTGGGCGTTGGCTACAGGCGTAGGATTCTTGTCATCCGGTTTGGTCATGGGTGCAGCTCCTTTGGGGGTGGAAGGAAGGTGAACGGCGGGTAAGATTTGCTGTTTTTAATATAGGCTCAGCGCAGATGAGGCGCTCAAGCGGGAAGCCGGTTACCACAAAGGAGGCGCAGCCCAGCGGCCCGCCTCCTTTGCTCAAGCGTGAGAGTGAAGTCGTTTAGCCTTCCATCGAGGCCAGTCCGCCGCGCTGTTCTCCGCCCGGTCCCTCGCCTTTGCGGGGCAGCCTCAGGTTGGGCATCGGCAGGGTGGTCAGGAACGCCAGCAGCGCCACGAAAATCGCGATCAGGTAGATGCGGCTGACGGTGTTGGCAAAGCCCACCTTGAAAGCCCGGCTGGACAGGTTGTAGGTCGTCTTGGCGTCGGCCAGGGTGCTGGCCTGAACGGTGTCGAGCTGCGCCTTGATTCGCGCCAGCACTTGCGCTTTGCCCTGCGGAGTCTGAAGAGCCGCCGGGGGAATCTGGCCCAAGCCGTTTCTGAGACCCTCGGGCAGCAGTTGATTCTGGGTGACAGCGCTCAGGTTGCCGCTCTCCACGGCGGTCTGCACGCTGCCGAAGGTCTTGGCAAAGCCGTCGTTGATCTTGGCGTTGATAGAGTCCAGCGTCGGGGCGCTGCCGCCTCCCTGAGAAGCGCTGGCTTTAGAGGCGCTCGCGGCGGCTGTTTCGAGCTGCGCGGCAATAGCCGGCTTCTGGTTCGTCGCGGCGACGCGGAGCTGAGCCGGGAGCTGGGTCGCCAGGGTGCTGGTCAGCACTGCGCCGAAAACGGCGGTGCCGATGGTGCTGCCCATCTGCTGAAAGAACTGGCCGCTGGAGGTTGCCACGCCGATTTCCCAGCGCTGCACCGAACTCTGAATCGCCAAGTTGTAAAGCGGCAAAGCCGGCCCGATCCCCAGTCCCAGCACCACCATGAACACGATAACGGTCCAGTAAGGTGTATCGGCGGTGAGGGTGGAGAGCAGGTAAAAGCCGCCGACCATCAGGGCCAGGCCCCCCAGGATCAGCGGCTTGTAGATGCCGAGCCGGGAAGCGATCTGGCCGCTGACGATGGAGCCGAAGATCAGGCCCATGGTCAGCGGAATGGTGGCGGTACCCGCCTTGGTCGCGCTCACGCCCTGCACGTTGACGAGGTAGAGGCTCAAAAACAAGATCGCGCCGAGGAAAGCCGCGCCCAGAAAGAAGCGGGCGGTGACGCCCCAAGCAAACGTCGGGTTCTTGAACAGCGAGAGTGGCAGAATCGGGCTTTCGTGGCGCGACTCGACGAACAAAAACAAGATCAGTGAAACGACCGAAGCAGCGAACAGCGCCAGCACGGTGGAATTGGTCCAGCCGTAGTTGGCTTCCGCGCCGAAGGTCAGCGCCAGCAGCAGCGGCACCGAGAAGGTCAGCACCAAGAGTGCGCCCACATAATCGATCTTGGGTTTAAGGCCGCTGGCCAGAATCGGCATTTTGCTGGTAATAAAGGCAATGGCAATCAGGCCGACGGGCAAATTGACGTAAAAGACCCAGCGCCAGGAGATGTTGTCGGTCAGGAAGCCGCCGAGGAGGGGGCCAATCACGCTGGAGATGCCGAAGACGGCTCCGAACAGGCCCTGATACTTGGCACGCTCGGCGGGCGCGAAAATGTCGGCGATAATGGAAAAGGCCACCGAGGTCAGCGCCGCCGCCCCGAAGCCTTGCAGCCCCCGGAAGACGATCAGCTGCATCATGCCGCTGCCAAATAAATTGCCGAACCAGGGCTCACCAGCCATGCCGCACAGCGCCGAGCCGATCAAAAAGACCACGATGCCGAACAGCAGAATTGGCTTGCGTCCGTAGATGTCCGAGAGTTTGCCGTAGATCGGCACCATCGCGGTGCTGGCCAGCAGGTAGGCCGTCGTGACCCACGCGTAGAGGTTGAGGCCGTTGAGATCGGCGATGATGCGCGGCAGTGAGGTCGAGACGATGGTCTGGTCGAGCGCTGCCAAGAACAGTCCCAGCAAAGTGCCGATCAAAATCAGGACTTTGGTGCTCTGCGGCAGCACTTCGGCGTAATTGATGCGGTCTTCTAAGCGGGTCGTTTGGGTGGGTGGAGCGGGCTGGGTCATCGGTTCTCCTGAAGGGCGGGGCGCGAGAGGGCTTGGAGGGTTTGGGCTTCTTGAATGAGGGCGGTGATGGCCTGCTCGGCGCGAATTAAGATGACCGGATCGACTTGTCCGAAAACTTCGCTGTAAGTGCCCATTAAGCTGCGTTCTTTCATGCTCAGAAATTGCTGGCCTTTGCTGCTCAGCGCCAGTAACTTTTCACGCCGGTTGTCGGGGTTCTCGCTGCGTTCCATCAAGCCGCGCCGCACCAATTCCTGAATCAGTTGGCTGGTGGCGGGCAAGCTCACATGAAGGTGTTCGGCCAGTGCGGTGACGCTCAGCGGCATAAACGCCCGAACTTTGTAAAGGGCCGTCATCTGGGTGAGGCTGACATCTTCTTCTTGAAGCTCGCCTTGCAAATGCCCCATCAAGCGGTCGGCGACGAGGCGGTGGAGCCTCTGCATGCAGCGCAGCAGCCGCTCGGTGGGGTCGTCCGAGTCGGCGTCAGCGGCGCAGCGCGGCGGGTCGAGATTGGTGGTCATGGTGTAGCCGTCACACTAAAAACATTCACGCTTAAGATCATGAAACTATTAGGCAGGAAAAAAAGTCATCTATCCTACATGATGCGACTAGCCGAAAGGTATAAGCCTATAAGCATTTTGGCTTATGTGTTCCAACGCTATCTGAACCAAAGCCGGCCCTTAAATTGAGTGGGCTAAGCCGTCAGCGGTTTGCGGCGGCGCTGATTTATTCAAGGCTTACCGGGTCAATGCTCACCCAGCGGGCCGCTAGAATGCCGCTATGGGCCTTCTTTCGCTGCTGACCACCAATCCTACTGCTTTTGTCATTATCGCTTTGGCGCTGACGTTATCGCTCACGGCTCACGAATTTGCCCACGCCTACACGGCTGACCGCTTGGGCGACCCGACACCCCGGCGGATGGGCCGCGTCACGCTCAATCCGCTGGCGCACCTCGATCCGTTCGGCGTCATTTTGCTGCTGGTGGCAGGCTTCGGTTTTGCCCGTCCAGTGCCGGTCAACTTCAACAATCTGGGACGCTGGGGCATGGTGGCGGTGGCAGCGGCGGGGCCGATCAGCAACATCTTGATCGCCCTGTTGTGCGTGCTGCTGCTCAAGGTCTTGCCTGGAAGCAATCTGGGCGACACCATTTTGGGCATCGTGGCCAGCGTCAATGTCGTGCTGGCGGTGTTCAACCTGATTCCTATTCCGCTGCTCGACGGCTCGCGCATTTTGGCAGGCATTTTCCCCAATACGCTGGGCCGCAGCTTGATGGAGTTCGAGAGGCTGCCCTACGCTTTCCTGATCGTGATGGGCTTTATTTTGCTGGCGCGTGGGCCGCTGAGCAACATCATCGGCACGGTGCAGGGCTGGCTGTTTGGGCTGGCAGGGGTCTAGCGTTTCAAGTTGAAGGAAAGAGACCCGTTATGCGGTCTGCCCTCTTCTCATTGTCTAGCGCAGCGTAAACATCATCGCCACGTGTGCTCCGGTGCCGCCCAGCACGAACAGGTGCCAGATTTCATGAAAGCCGAAGACGCCGGGGCGCGGGTTCCAGCGTTTGGTGCCGTAGATGACCGCGCCGACGCTGTAGAGCACCCCGCCAGCCGCCAGCCAAAACAGGGCCGCGCCGCTGAGGCTGCGGGCGAGCTGCGGCAAAAAAGCTAAGGCTGTCCAACCCATGACAATGTAAAGCAGGGTGCTGATCCACCTCGGCAGGCGCATGGTCAGCAGTTTGAGCAAAATGCCTGCCAGCGCTATGCCCCAGATGATCCACAGCACCAAGCTCTGCCAAATGCCGCTCAGGCCAAAGTAAGCCACCGGGGTATAACTTCCGGCGATCAGCAAAAAAATGGCGCTGTGGTCGAGTTTTCTGAGGCGCAGCAGGGCGCGTTCACCGACCCGGAACGAATGGTAAGACGCCGAGGCCGTATACAAAAACACCATGCTCAGGCCGTACACCACGAACGGCCAGAGGCTGAGCTGATGCGCGGCGGCGTACCCCAGCATTCCCGCCAGCGCCACGAGGGCCAAGGCCGCGCCTGCCCAGTGCGTCAAGCTGTTCCACGGTTCGCGCAGCGAGGAATAGAAGGCGGCAAAAGCTGTTTTCATACCGTGAGTCTACTCTTTTTCGATGCTAATTGACAAATTGTCAGTAGTGAATTCAGTGGGCCCGAATCAAGTGACAAAGTTCTCAAATACCGTCCCTGAGCGGCTCGGGCGCTTTGCGTCCTCATCCGAAGAGCGGATTAAGCTTTTATGATGACATAGCGATGAAACTCACTCTTCTGTCAACCACCCTTCTGGCCGTGTGCTTGGCGGGAGATTTTGCTTCGGCGCTCAGTTCTTCAGCGGCCAGTTATACCGTTCAGCCGGGCGACACCCTCTATCAACTTTCCCGCCGTGCAGGCATCGACGCAGCGACTTTGCTCAAACTCAACGGTCTGAGCAGCTCCACGCTCAAAGTCGGTCAGCAGTTGCGGCTCCCTACTGGCGGCGCGGCGCAGAAAAAAGCGCAGCCGCTCCAAGGAGCCATCAAGCCCAGCGCTATTCCGGCCCGGCCTGCTCTGCCGCCGGGTCTGCCCAAAGTGCAGGTCTCCGGCCCTGTCGGCGGCCCCCTCATCTGGAAAAATGAACCGGCGGCCACCGTTGCCAGTTTCGTCGGCTGGTCGCCGGTCATCAACGTCGCTTCGTTCGGGGACGCCTTGCCGCTCAGAACTTACCTGAGAGGGCTGGCCTTTGACTTCCAGACCTACAACAACTGCGGCCCCAGCGCTCTCTCGGCAGTGCTGGGCTTTTATAAAGTGCGGCTGAGCCAAGCCGTCGTTCAGCAGACCACTCGGCAGGGCGGCGAATATATGCAGGTCAGCGCGATTGCCCCGGAACT from Deinococcus detaillensis includes these protein-coding regions:
- a CDS encoding MarR family winged helix-turn-helix transcriptional regulator, which translates into the protein MTTNLDPPRCAADADSDDPTERLLRCMQRLHRLVADRLMGHLQGELQEEDVSLTQMTALYKVRAFMPLSVTALAEHLHVSLPATSQLIQELVRRGLMERSENPDNRREKLLALSSKGQQFLSMKERSLMGTYSEVFGQVDPVILIRAEQAITALIQEAQTLQALSRPALQENR
- the gnd gene encoding decarboxylating NADP(+)-dependent phosphogluconate dehydrogenase, which encodes MTKPDDKNPTPVANAHAVHSEAVSGNQLIYAPVAEASADIGVIGLAVMGENLILNMASKGFMVAAFNRTTSKVDDFVVGRAKGLSILGADDLPTFISLLKKPRKVMLMVKAGPAVDAFIDMIAPLLDEGDIIIDGGNTHFPDTVRREKALAEKNILFVGAGVSGGEEGALTGPSIMPGGNAKAWPEVGPIFQKIAAQVGGQPCCDWVGEGGAGHFVKMVHNGIEYADMQMISEAYSLLSSALGLSAPEIGQIFDEWNKGELDSYLIEITAEILRKVDDETGKPMVDVILDTAGQKGTGKWTSVTALDVGAPANTIAEAVFARILSALKDQRVAASKVLRGPDAVESPDKDIFVEQVRQALYASKICSYAQGFQMMELAAAEYGWKLNFGSVAQMWRGGCIIRAAFLDKIKAAFDQNGELPNLLLDSYFTDAVGSAQGAWRQVVAAAALRGVWAPAFSSALAYYDGYRSERLSANILQAQRDYFGAHTYERVDKPRGEFFHTNWTGRGGSTSSSTYNA
- the trhA gene encoding PAQR family membrane homeostasis protein TrhA — translated: MKTAFAAFYSSLREPWNSLTHWAGAALALVALAGMLGYAAAHQLSLWPFVVYGLSMVFLYTASASYHSFRVGERALLRLRKLDHSAIFLLIAGSYTPVAYFGLSGIWQSLVLWIIWGIALAGILLKLLTMRLPRWISTLLYIVMGWTALAFLPQLARSLSGAALFWLAAGGVLYSVGAVIYGTKRWNPRPGVFGFHEIWHLFVLGGTGAHVAMMFTLR
- a CDS encoding LysM peptidoglycan-binding domain-containing protein, with translation MKLTLLSTTLLAVCLAGDFASALSSSAASYTVQPGDTLYQLSRRAGIDAATLLKLNGLSSSTLKVGQQLRLPTGGAAQKKAQPLQGAIKPSAIPARPALPPGLPKVQVSGPVGGPLIWKNEPAATVASFVGWSPVINVASFGDALPLRTYLRGLAFDFQTYNNCGPSALSAVLGFYKVRLSQAVVQQTTRQGGEYMQVSAIAPELAKFGLRTRTIRGGSLRQVKKLLALGIPVIVLQWYDRPGHINHFRVVRGYDDQAGVMWVSDSMVGPVSYLSYRDFDALWNTQGRQMFPVYPAGYEAQVKTFL
- a CDS encoding site-2 protease family protein, yielding MGLLSLLTTNPTAFVIIALALTLSLTAHEFAHAYTADRLGDPTPRRMGRVTLNPLAHLDPFGVILLLVAGFGFARPVPVNFNNLGRWGMVAVAAAGPISNILIALLCVLLLKVLPGSNLGDTILGIVASVNVVLAVFNLIPIPLLDGSRILAGIFPNTLGRSLMEFERLPYAFLIVMGFILLARGPLSNIIGTVQGWLFGLAGV
- a CDS encoding MDR family MFS transporter yields the protein MTQPAPPTQTTRLEDRINYAEVLPQSTKVLILIGTLLGLFLAALDQTIVSTSLPRIIADLNGLNLYAWVTTAYLLASTAMVPIYGKLSDIYGRKPILLFGIVVFLIGSALCGMAGEPWFGNLFGSGMMQLIVFRGLQGFGAAALTSVAFSIIADIFAPAERAKYQGLFGAVFGISSVIGPLLGGFLTDNISWRWVFYVNLPVGLIAIAFITSKMPILASGLKPKIDYVGALLVLTFSVPLLLALTFGAEANYGWTNSTVLALFAASVVSLILFLFVESRHESPILPLSLFKNPTFAWGVTARFFLGAAFLGAILFLSLYLVNVQGVSATKAGTATIPLTMGLIFGSIVSGQIASRLGIYKPLILGGLALMVGGFYLLSTLTADTPYWTVIVFMVVLGLGIGPALPLYNLAIQSSVQRWEIGVATSSGQFFQQMGSTIGTAVFGAVLTSTLATQLPAQLRVAATNQKPAIAAQLETAAASASKASASQGGGSAPTLDSINAKINDGFAKTFGSVQTAVESGNLSAVTQNQLLPEGLRNGLGQIPPAALQTPQGKAQVLARIKAQLDTVQASTLADAKTTYNLSSRAFKVGFANTVSRIYLIAIFVALLAFLTTLPMPNLRLPRKGEGPGGEQRGGLASMEG